A stretch of DNA from Microlunatus capsulatus:
CCGGGCCGACCCTCGTCCTCGGCGTCGCCGACGTCGGGGCCATCCTGACGGTCCGCGCGACGGGCACCACCCCCGACGGTCGCACCGCCACCGCGGACTCCGACGCGACCGCCGCGGTCGCGAGGATCACCTCGACCACGGCCGTGAACGCCCGCCCGGGGTCCCCGGGCTCGGCCGATCTCACCGTCACCGTCCGGGCCGCGGACGACGACGTCGACGCCGGCACCGTGGAGGTGCGCGAGGGCACGACCACCTTGGCCGCCGGCGCCGCGCTCGTGAGCGGCGTCGCCGCCGTGCGGCTGACCGACCTCGACGCGGGTCAGCACGTCCTCACCGTCGGCTACGCCGGCACGGAGCGGGTGGCACCCTCCGAGGACACGGTCACCGTCCTGGTCAAGGCGGCCGCAGCACTCGCCGTCACGACCTCGTCCCCCGGCATCGGGCGGCTGGTGCTGACCGCGCGGGTGACGAACGACGGGTCCGCCGTGAGCGGGGGCACCGTGCTGGTGCGCGAGGGCGGCTCCGTGGTCGCCCGGCCGGCCCTGTCGCGGGGCACGGCCACCTGGACGTCGACCGGGCTGGTGCCCGGCGCGCACCGCTACACCGTCGAGTACAGCGGGACGGCAGCGGTCGCACTCGCGTCGCGCACCGTGACGGCTACCGTGCGAGACCGGGCCACCGCAACGCTCGCGGTCTCCGCGAGCTCACCGGCAGTCGGCCGGCTGACGCTGACCGTCCGGCTGACCAGCGGCGCGAAGGCTCTCGGCGGGCGGGTCACCGTGCACGAGGGGGAGCGGACGGTGAAGACGCTGACGCTGGCCCGCGGTCGGGCGGTCTGGTCGGTGGGAGGCCTGAAGCCAGGACGGCACACGTACGTGGTGCGCTACGCCGGCACGAGCAGCACCAAGCCCGTCCAGAGGAGCACCGCCGTCACTGTGCGCGCCAAGGCCGTTCCGGCCGTCACGGTCACCGGGAGCTCCCCCGCCGCCGGGAAGGTCGCGCTGAAGGTGACCGTCAAGGCGTCGGGCCAGCGCAGCCTCAGTGGCACCGTCACGATCAAGGACGGCGCGAAGACGGTGAAGAAGGGCCTCAGGGTGAAGGCGGGCAAGGCGAGCTGGTCCGCCAGCGGGGTGAAGGCCGGCAAGCACGCCTACACCGTCGTGTACGGCGGGACCTCGCAGGTGACCCGCGGGACAGGGAAGGTGACCGTCACCGTCAAGAAGAAGGCGAAGCCTGTCGCGCTCGTCGACTACGCCAACTGCACGGAGCTGAACCAGGTGCACCCCCACGGCGTCGGGCTCCCCGGCGCCGTCGACCAGGTCAGCGGCTCCACCGAGCGTGTCACCGACTTCCTCCGTCACCAGAAGCTGTACGAGCTCAACGACGAGAGCGACCGGGACGGCGACGGGATCGCCTGCGAGAAGCTCTGAGCGAGCCGAGCGGGCCGGCCACCACCGCGGTGACCGGCCCGACGACGGCTCAGCCGACGTGGCGGTGCAGGAACTCCAGGGTGCGCTGCCAGGCCAGGGCGGCGCTGTCGGCGTCGTAGGTGCCCATGTGGTCGTCGTCGTTGGCGAACGCGTGGCCGGCCGGGTAGTAGAAGTACTCGACCTCCACGCCCGCCTCGTCGCGGATCTGCTGCTCCTGGGCGCGGGCCTGGTCGACGGGGTACATCCCGTCCTGCTCGCCGTAGTGGCCCTGCACGGGGGCGTTGATCGCCGCGTAGGAGCCGGGCAGGTGGCCGACGCCGTAGTAGGGCACGACGGCGCCGATGGAGTCCGGGCGCTCGGTGGCCAGCAGCAGCACGAAGCCGCCGCCCATGCAGTAGCCGACGGCCCCGACCTTCTCGGACGTGACGGCCTCCTGCTCCAGCAGGTAGTCCACCGCCCCGGCCAGCGCGCGCGCCGCCTCGGGCTCGGACAGCGAGCCGGCCAGCTCGGCCGCCTCGTCCGCGCCGTGGGTCACCCGGCCGCCGTAGAGGTCCGGGGCCAGGGCGACGAAGCCCTCGGCGGCGTAGCGGTCGACCAGGGCGACGATGTGGTCGTCCAGCCCCCACCACTCCTGGATGACGACGAGCCCGGGACCGCTGCCCCCGGGCGGCAGCTGCAGGTAGCCGCTGATGGTGGTGCCGTTGCGGTCGAACTTCACGTTCTGCCGGGGTGCGAGGTCGCTCAAGGCTGTGGTCCTTCGGTGCGTCGTGGGTGGGTCCGGCGCCACTGT
This window harbors:
- a CDS encoding Ig-like domain repeat protein, whose protein sequence is MSSGPHAGSARARALALVLPSLLATLLLAPPALAAPPDPARVVAAEEGEEVALQATAPPVVAGAPVVGSTLTAQPPTWNLADVVTGYQWLRDGAPVPEATGPTLVLGVADVGAILTVRATGTTPDGRTATADSDATAAVARITSTTAVNARPGSPGSADLTVTVRAADDDVDAGTVEVREGTTTLAAGAALVSGVAAVRLTDLDAGQHVLTVGYAGTERVAPSEDTVTVLVKAAAALAVTTSSPGIGRLVLTARVTNDGSAVSGGTVLVREGGSVVARPALSRGTATWTSTGLVPGAHRYTVEYSGTAAVALASRTVTATVRDRATATLAVSASSPAVGRLTLTVRLTSGAKALGGRVTVHEGERTVKTLTLARGRAVWSVGGLKPGRHTYVVRYAGTSSTKPVQRSTAVTVRAKAVPAVTVTGSSPAAGKVALKVTVKASGQRSLSGTVTIKDGAKTVKKGLRVKAGKASWSASGVKAGKHAYTVVYGGTSQVTRGTGKVTVTVKKKAKPVALVDYANCTELNQVHPHGVGLPGAVDQVSGSTERVTDFLRHQKLYELNDESDRDGDGIACEKL
- a CDS encoding dienelactone hydrolase family protein: MSDLAPRQNVKFDRNGTTISGYLQLPPGGSGPGLVVIQEWWGLDDHIVALVDRYAAEGFVALAPDLYGGRVTHGADEAAELAGSLSEPEAARALAGAVDYLLEQEAVTSEKVGAVGYCMGGGFVLLLATERPDSIGAVVPYYGVGHLPGSYAAINAPVQGHYGEQDGMYPVDQARAQEQQIRDEAGVEVEYFYYPAGHAFANDDDHMGTYDADSAALAWQRTLEFLHRHVG